One part of the Archangium lipolyticum genome encodes these proteins:
- a CDS encoding MFS transporter has translation MSASPLPANPSAQEPTGSARSTRLASIAVASALFMEFIDSTALSTALPALARTFGADPVHLKLALTSYILALAVLSPASGWIADKYGPRRVFMSAMAVFLVSSVLCGFSRSLAQLVLFRTLQGLGGALMVPVGRLIVVSSAPRDKLVSAMSWFTMPALVGPLVGPPLAGLILGVADWPWIFFINVPVGVLGMLAVARFVPPLHQPDPGRFDGKGFALAALAITATIGAAELVGVGLVPVPVQLALVAIAAGALVAYVAHARGSERPVLDLRLASIDTYRASLTGGVLLRLGLGATPFLLTLLFQVGLGWGPFETGLVTLFTSAGALACKPVAPTLLRRYGFRSILIASNLLTAALTAVPAFFRAATPIPFIILVLGVSGFVRSLQFTALNTVAYADIPPSSVSNASTLAVVIQQMSVSMGISFGGLMLHLARGGEEAHLTPERFMLPFIAVGVVSMLAGPLYRRLSPDAGASIGGRRVG, from the coding sequence GTGTCCGCCTCTCCCCTTCCCGCGAACCCGTCCGCGCAGGAGCCCACCGGATCGGCTCGTAGCACCCGGCTGGCCTCCATCGCCGTGGCCAGCGCGCTGTTCATGGAGTTCATCGACTCCACGGCGCTGTCCACCGCCCTGCCAGCCCTGGCGCGCACGTTCGGCGCGGATCCCGTCCACCTGAAGCTCGCGCTGACTTCCTACATCCTGGCGCTGGCGGTGCTCTCCCCGGCGAGCGGGTGGATCGCCGACAAGTACGGGCCCCGGCGCGTGTTCATGAGCGCCATGGCCGTCTTCCTGGTGAGCTCGGTGCTGTGCGGCTTCTCGCGGTCCCTGGCCCAGCTGGTCCTCTTCCGGACGCTCCAGGGACTGGGTGGAGCGTTGATGGTGCCGGTGGGCCGGCTCATCGTGGTGAGCTCGGCGCCTCGTGACAAGCTCGTCTCCGCGATGAGCTGGTTCACCATGCCAGCGCTCGTCGGCCCGCTCGTCGGGCCCCCGCTGGCCGGCCTCATCCTGGGCGTCGCGGACTGGCCGTGGATCTTCTTCATCAACGTGCCGGTGGGTGTGCTCGGCATGCTCGCGGTGGCGCGGTTCGTTCCGCCCCTGCATCAACCGGATCCAGGCCGGTTCGACGGCAAGGGCTTCGCCCTCGCGGCCCTCGCCATCACCGCCACCATCGGGGCGGCCGAGCTGGTGGGCGTCGGCCTCGTTCCAGTCCCCGTGCAGCTCGCGCTCGTGGCCATCGCGGCCGGAGCGCTGGTGGCCTACGTCGCGCACGCGCGTGGGAGCGAGCGGCCGGTGCTCGACCTGCGCCTGGCGAGCATCGACACCTATCGCGCGAGCCTGACGGGCGGCGTCCTGCTCCGCCTGGGGCTGGGCGCGACACCCTTCCTGTTGACGCTGCTGTTCCAGGTCGGGCTGGGTTGGGGTCCGTTCGAGACGGGGCTGGTGACCCTCTTCACCAGCGCGGGGGCCCTGGCGTGCAAGCCCGTGGCGCCCACGCTGCTGCGGCGGTACGGCTTCCGCTCCATCCTCATCGCCTCCAACCTCCTCACCGCCGCGCTGACGGCCGTCCCGGCCTTCTTCCGCGCCGCGACGCCCATCCCCTTCATCATCCTCGTCCTGGGAGTGAGTGGTTTCGTGCGGTCCCTGCAGTTCACCGCCCTCAACACCGTGGCCTACGCGGACATCCCCCCGTCCTCCGTCAGCAACGCCTCCACCCTGGCGGTGGTGATCCAACAGATGAGCGTGAGCATGGGCATCAGCTTCGGCGGTCTGATGCTGCATCTGGCGCGCGGAGGTGAGGAGGCGCACCTGACGCCCGAGCGCTTCATGCTGCCCTTCATCGCCGTGGGCGTGGTGTCCATGCTGGCCGGCCCGCTCTACCGGCGGCTGTCCCCCGACGCCGGCGCCAGCATCGGTGGGCGCCGGGTGGGATGA
- a CDS encoding trifunctional serine/threonine-protein kinase/ATP-binding protein/sensor histidine kinase encodes MQDHPGTPLRFQLSQRLYGRDTHIATLLQGFGRVAQGRRSELILVRGYSGIGKSSVVYELRAPVVRRGGFFLSGKSDQFQRDIPYATLAQAIDGLTQQLLAGPGEELARWRERLGEAWGELGQVLVDVVPHLELVVGRQPAVPELPANESKHRFHRVCQKFLGVFATPEHPLVVFLDDLQWADLASLELLRHLLVHPETPPLLLIGAYRDNEVSPSHPLALLLTDLRVAGVRMTDLRLEPLSREHIQQLVADSLPGAGESTVGPLSALVHEKTGGNPFFLTQFLLTLHHDGLLTRTPEGGWRWDAAGVRAKDYSDNVVDFMVSRLRQLPMRTQHLLQLAACVGNVFPRQLLVIISGAEPSEVEAGLEEALREGMLVRAGSEQCRFLHDRIQQAAHELIPAQERKAVHLRIGRLMLASLSPEEVREKIFDVVGQLNEGAELIADARERHRVAGLNAEAGWKARASTAFRSAADFFALAFTFIPGDPWETDPELAFKLQLDRAHSEFMSGNAAEARRLVKALRLRARARSELAAVYRLESELLLAANEIEGAVTCLLDGLAQMGMPMSPHPSWEEVVTANEEAWALLGERPIESLIELPLMTNPDTKALMDVLSSLFTPAITTDQNLLVLHLCRMLSLSLRYGNTEASVHGFGWYGLMLGSIFKRYREGHAFSVLAYELVERHGFTSARGRALYSLEMTSCWVQPLSVALEHVRDAFHHALRAGDFQIACYCSNHIVTNRLTLGHPLEEVYQESVARLDFARQAGYPAVEDVIHHVQRYVQQLRGLSRSFDTMSGDDFDQEAFEARLTPQHMSIMRCWYWIIKMQSRFMCGAYAQVLEVGERAAELIGTSLGHIQLMSFYLYRALALAACYRAAAPEEQRRYLELMREYQGKLAEWAGYCPENFRAPERMVSAELFRVTGHMEEALRAYEEAIHSARVHGFIQNVGLANELAARFWREHQVPTLSDTYARHAREAYLKWGALGKVRHLDDQWPHLVPLTALQAPLSDAGAGQQVDALAVVRVQQAISGELDLEKLAATLVRVAAEHAGAQQGALLLVDDDKLTVAALSGLGEEDLPGSLLSYVKRTGEHVLVADASLPHPFVSDACFERGRVRSVLCLPLVRQDVLQGVLYLGNTLAPHAFTPARLALLGQLASQAAISLGNARRHAELQRAEAALRHVNEELAQRLEERAWELRQAQARLMDATREAGLSEVAANVLHNVGNVLTSAVLNTHMLREKVDVSRMVRLKQLTVMLQEHQEDLAGFLTKDSRGTQLMSYLFGLADELLREHASMKESVGKLKEHIEHMRAILHVQQAYGRHTLLPEECELSQLVEDALSIQLPALQRYGITVTRELHVLPKARLDKHRVLQILINLITNARNAMNGQPEPKRHLHVRLDAEGRTARIQVVDSGKGIATEHRERLFSQGFTTRADGQGLGLYSSALAAKSLGGRLTLESEGPDKGATATLELPLA; translated from the coding sequence ATGCAAGACCACCCCGGCACTCCCCTCCGTTTTCAACTCTCCCAGCGTCTCTACGGACGGGATACGCACATCGCCACGCTGCTACAGGGCTTCGGGCGGGTCGCCCAGGGACGCCGGTCGGAGTTGATCCTGGTTCGTGGATACTCCGGCATCGGGAAGTCCTCGGTGGTGTACGAGCTGCGCGCGCCCGTGGTGCGGCGGGGCGGATTCTTCCTGAGCGGGAAGTCCGATCAGTTCCAGCGGGACATCCCCTACGCCACCCTGGCGCAGGCCATCGACGGGCTGACGCAGCAACTCCTGGCGGGCCCGGGTGAGGAGCTCGCCCGGTGGCGTGAGCGGCTGGGCGAGGCCTGGGGAGAGCTGGGCCAGGTCCTCGTGGACGTGGTGCCGCATCTGGAGCTCGTGGTGGGCCGGCAGCCGGCGGTCCCGGAGTTGCCCGCCAATGAGTCGAAGCACCGCTTCCATCGGGTGTGCCAGAAGTTCCTCGGCGTGTTCGCCACGCCCGAGCACCCGCTCGTCGTGTTCCTGGATGACCTGCAGTGGGCCGATCTGGCCAGCCTCGAGCTCCTCCGGCACCTGCTCGTCCACCCCGAGACGCCGCCGCTGCTGCTGATCGGCGCCTACCGTGACAACGAGGTGAGCCCCTCCCACCCGCTGGCGTTGCTCCTGACGGACCTCCGCGTGGCGGGCGTGCGGATGACGGATCTCCGGCTCGAGCCGCTGAGCCGCGAGCACATCCAGCAGCTCGTGGCGGATTCGCTGCCGGGAGCGGGGGAGAGCACGGTCGGGCCCCTCTCGGCCCTGGTCCACGAGAAGACCGGCGGCAACCCGTTCTTCCTCACCCAGTTCCTGTTGACGTTGCACCATGACGGCCTGCTGACCCGGACGCCCGAGGGCGGATGGCGGTGGGATGCCGCGGGCGTCCGGGCGAAGGACTACTCCGACAACGTCGTCGACTTCATGGTGAGCCGGCTGCGCCAGTTGCCCATGCGCACGCAGCACCTGCTGCAACTGGCCGCCTGCGTGGGCAACGTCTTCCCTCGCCAGCTGCTGGTCATCATCTCCGGCGCGGAGCCGAGCGAGGTGGAGGCGGGCCTCGAGGAGGCGCTCCGGGAGGGCATGCTGGTGCGCGCCGGTTCGGAGCAGTGCCGGTTCCTCCACGACCGCATCCAGCAGGCGGCCCACGAGCTCATCCCCGCGCAGGAGCGCAAGGCCGTCCACCTGCGCATCGGCCGCCTGATGCTGGCGAGCCTGTCTCCGGAGGAGGTGCGCGAGAAGATCTTCGATGTGGTGGGGCAGCTCAACGAGGGGGCGGAGCTGATCGCCGACGCGCGGGAGCGCCACCGCGTCGCAGGGTTGAACGCGGAGGCGGGCTGGAAGGCCCGGGCCTCGACGGCGTTCCGCTCGGCCGCGGACTTCTTCGCGTTGGCCTTCACGTTCATTCCAGGCGACCCCTGGGAGACGGACCCGGAGCTGGCGTTCAAGCTCCAGCTGGACCGGGCTCACAGTGAGTTCATGAGCGGCAACGCCGCCGAGGCCCGCCGCCTGGTGAAGGCGCTCCGGCTCCGGGCCAGGGCCCGTTCGGAGCTGGCGGCGGTCTACCGCCTGGAGAGTGAGCTCCTCCTGGCGGCCAACGAAATCGAGGGCGCCGTCACCTGCCTGCTGGATGGCCTGGCGCAGATGGGCATGCCGATGTCGCCCCATCCCTCCTGGGAAGAGGTGGTGACCGCCAACGAGGAGGCGTGGGCCCTGCTGGGCGAGCGCCCCATCGAGAGCCTCATCGAGCTGCCCCTCATGACCAACCCGGACACGAAGGCGTTGATGGACGTGCTCTCCTCGCTGTTCACGCCGGCCATCACCACCGACCAGAACCTGCTCGTCCTCCACCTGTGCCGGATGCTCTCGCTGAGCCTGCGGTACGGCAACACCGAGGCATCCGTCCACGGGTTCGGCTGGTACGGCTTGATGCTGGGGTCCATCTTCAAGCGTTACCGGGAAGGCCATGCCTTCAGTGTGCTCGCGTATGAGCTGGTCGAGCGCCACGGTTTCACCTCCGCGCGGGGGAGGGCGCTCTACAGCCTGGAGATGACCAGCTGCTGGGTCCAGCCCCTCTCCGTCGCGCTGGAGCACGTCCGCGACGCCTTCCACCACGCGCTGAGGGCTGGGGACTTCCAGATCGCCTGCTATTGCAGCAACCACATCGTCACGAACCGCCTCACCCTGGGGCACCCCCTGGAGGAGGTCTACCAGGAGTCCGTCGCGCGTCTCGACTTCGCGCGTCAGGCGGGCTACCCGGCGGTGGAGGACGTCATCCACCACGTCCAGCGCTACGTGCAGCAGTTGCGAGGGCTGTCCCGCTCGTTCGACACGATGAGCGGCGACGACTTCGACCAGGAGGCCTTCGAGGCCAGGCTGACCCCCCAGCACATGAGCATCATGCGGTGCTGGTACTGGATCATCAAGATGCAGTCGCGCTTCATGTGCGGCGCCTACGCGCAGGTGCTGGAGGTGGGGGAGCGGGCCGCCGAGCTCATCGGCACCTCACTGGGCCACATCCAGCTGATGAGCTTCTACCTCTATCGCGCGCTGGCGCTGGCGGCCTGTTACCGGGCGGCGGCGCCGGAGGAGCAACGGCGGTACCTCGAGCTCATGCGGGAGTACCAGGGGAAACTGGCGGAGTGGGCGGGCTATTGCCCCGAGAACTTCCGCGCCCCCGAGCGGATGGTCTCCGCGGAGCTCTTCCGTGTCACCGGCCACATGGAGGAGGCGCTCCGGGCCTACGAGGAGGCCATCCACTCCGCCCGCGTGCACGGCTTCATCCAGAACGTCGGCCTCGCCAACGAGCTGGCGGCGCGGTTCTGGCGCGAGCACCAGGTCCCGACCCTCTCGGACACCTACGCCCGGCATGCCCGGGAGGCCTATCTGAAGTGGGGCGCGCTGGGGAAGGTCCGGCACCTGGATGATCAGTGGCCCCATCTGGTCCCCCTCACGGCCCTTCAGGCTCCCCTCTCCGACGCGGGGGCGGGCCAGCAGGTCGACGCGCTCGCCGTGGTGCGGGTGCAGCAGGCCATCTCCGGTGAGTTGGACCTCGAAAAGCTGGCGGCGACGCTGGTGCGCGTGGCCGCCGAGCACGCGGGGGCCCAACAGGGCGCCTTGCTGCTCGTGGACGATGACAAACTCACGGTGGCGGCGCTCTCGGGGCTTGGTGAGGAGGACCTGCCAGGGAGCCTTCTCTCCTACGTCAAGCGCACCGGGGAACACGTGCTCGTCGCCGACGCCTCCCTGCCGCACCCCTTCGTGTCCGACGCCTGCTTCGAGCGCGGCCGGGTCCGGTCGGTGCTGTGCCTGCCGCTGGTGCGCCAGGATGTGCTCCAGGGAGTGCTGTACCTGGGAAACACGCTCGCTCCGCACGCGTTCACCCCGGCACGCCTCGCGTTGCTGGGACAACTGGCCTCACAAGCCGCCATCTCCCTCGGGAACGCGCGGCGGCACGCCGAGCTCCAGCGCGCCGAGGCCGCCCTGCGCCACGTCAACGAGGAGCTCGCGCAGCGCCTGGAGGAGCGTGCGTGGGAGCTCCGGCAGGCCCAGGCCCGGCTGATGGACGCGACGCGCGAGGCGGGCCTGAGCGAGGTGGCCGCCAACGTGCTCCACAACGTGGGCAACGTCCTCACCAGTGCCGTCCTGAACACGCACATGCTGCGCGAGAAGGTGGACGTCTCCCGCATGGTCCGGCTCAAGCAGCTCACGGTCATGCTCCAGGAGCATCAGGAGGACCTGGCGGGCTTCCTGACGAAGGATTCCCGAGGCACCCAGTTGATGAGCTACCTCTTCGGCCTGGCCGATGAGTTGCTGCGCGAGCACGCGTCGATGAAGGAGAGCGTGGGGAAGTTGAAGGAGCACATCGAGCACATGCGCGCCATCCTCCACGTCCAGCAGGCCTATGGACGGCATACGCTCCTGCCCGAGGAGTGCGAGCTCTCCCAGCTGGTCGAGGATGCCCTGAGCATCCAACTGCCGGCGCTCCAGCGCTACGGCATCACGGTCACCCGGGAGCTCCACGTGCTGCCCAAGGCGCGGCTGGACAAGCACCGGGTGCTGCAAATCCTCATCAACCTCATCACGAATGCCCGCAACGCCATGAACGGGCAGCCCGAGCCGAAGCGGCACCTGCACGTGCGGCTCGACGCGGAGGGGCGCACGGCGCGCATCCAGGTGGTGGACAGCGGGAAGGGGATCGCCACGGAGCACCGCGAGCGGCTGTTCTCGCAAGGCTTCACCACCCGCGCGGACGGGCAGGGCCTGGGGCTCTATTCGAGCGCGCTGGCGGCGAAGTCGTTGGGAGGGCGGCTCACCCTGGAGAGCGAGGGGCCGGACAAGGGCGCCACGGCCACGCTGGAGCTGCCGCTCGCGTAG
- a CDS encoding alpha/beta fold hydrolase — protein MAGRMRVLCRVLTLGLCVSVAASVGCLDASEPGNLVPATVVEDPSLPRARWNGASFHIEELGPEGAPVLIFLHGGPGDDYQYLLPLADRHDGVSLADEHRLVFWDQRSAGLSERFSAPEALSLENHLRDLEQLVERVAGERQVVLVGHSWGGQYAALYMSAHPERVAGVVLLEPGEFSTELGKLVPGFAPDLTAEWVNDWAWARQLLATDDHARADFALTVGLLAENSQPGRNDRPVPSWRTGVASKVHVYLAQLSERSFDFTANLDRVQPEVLFIVGGATEDLGAAFQEKQRVLFRRSRLEVIPDAGHNDIVYWRAAESVALIRDYLRTLDLEGAR, from the coding sequence ATGGCTGGACGTATGCGTGTCCTGTGCCGGGTGTTGACGCTGGGGTTGTGTGTTTCAGTGGCCGCGTCGGTGGGCTGTCTCGATGCCTCGGAGCCGGGCAATCTGGTGCCCGCGACAGTGGTGGAGGACCCTTCGCTGCCGCGGGCGCGTTGGAATGGTGCCTCCTTCCACATCGAGGAGCTCGGGCCCGAGGGAGCCCCCGTGCTCATCTTCCTGCACGGCGGCCCGGGCGACGACTACCAGTACCTGTTGCCGCTCGCGGACCGGCATGACGGGGTGAGTCTCGCGGACGAGCATCGGCTGGTCTTCTGGGATCAGCGGAGCGCGGGTTTATCGGAGCGCTTCTCGGCTCCCGAGGCGCTCAGCCTGGAGAACCACCTGCGCGACCTGGAGCAGCTGGTGGAGCGCGTCGCTGGCGAGCGCCAGGTGGTGCTCGTGGGTCACTCGTGGGGAGGCCAGTACGCCGCGCTGTATATGAGTGCGCATCCCGAGCGGGTGGCGGGGGTGGTGCTGCTCGAACCGGGAGAATTCAGCACGGAGCTGGGGAAGCTGGTGCCGGGCTTCGCCCCGGACCTGACCGCCGAGTGGGTCAACGACTGGGCGTGGGCGCGTCAGTTGTTGGCGACGGATGACCATGCTCGCGCCGACTTCGCGCTCACGGTGGGCCTGCTCGCGGAGAACTCCCAGCCGGGCCGCAATGACAGGCCGGTGCCCTCCTGGCGCACGGGGGTTGCGTCGAAGGTGCACGTCTACCTGGCGCAGCTCTCGGAGCGGAGCTTCGACTTCACCGCGAACCTGGACCGGGTCCAGCCGGAGGTGCTGTTCATCGTGGGCGGAGCCACCGAGGACCTTGGTGCCGCGTTCCAGGAGAAGCAGCGTGTCCTCTTCCGGCGCTCGCGTCTGGAGGTCATTCCGGACGCCGGTCACAACGACATCGTCTACTGGCGGGCCGCGGAGTCCGTGGCGCTCATCCGGGACTACCTGCGCACGCTGGACCTGGAGGGGGCCCGATGA
- a CDS encoding DUF697 domain-containing protein, whose protein sequence is MNADKAARAWVEESALRAAGAAAIPIPVPGAHTAVTSAIEAYMIYHVAGIYGEKLSLGEALGLIPTLGAGIVARKAATAVVGETVGWIPVAGWLLKGAASGGTAFAMGVAAVNYFEKKYPQRQATAFETASIKDWVKNAVAHIISSTAKK, encoded by the coding sequence ATGAACGCAGACAAGGCGGCGCGCGCGTGGGTCGAGGAGAGCGCACTCCGCGCGGCGGGTGCCGCGGCCATTCCCATTCCCGTTCCCGGCGCGCACACGGCGGTCACGTCGGCCATCGAGGCCTACATGATCTACCACGTGGCCGGCATCTACGGAGAGAAGCTCTCCCTGGGCGAGGCGCTCGGGCTCATTCCCACGCTGGGCGCGGGCATCGTCGCGCGCAAGGCCGCCACCGCCGTGGTGGGCGAGACGGTGGGGTGGATTCCCGTCGCCGGCTGGCTCCTCAAGGGCGCCGCCAGCGGTGGCACCGCCTTCGCCATGGGCGTGGCCGCCGTGAACTACTTCGAGAAGAAGTACCCCCAGCGCCAGGCCACCGCCTTCGAGACCGCGTCCATCAAGGACTGGGTCAAGAACGCCGTGGCCCACATCATCAGCAGCACGGCGAAGAAGTAG